Proteins found in one Subtercola endophyticus genomic segment:
- a CDS encoding nuclear transport factor 2 family protein, with translation MPETTDTLQGLDPAIRAFFDATNSEDTVAFLAAFAPAAVLNDWGRVFRGLDKIAEWNVAENIGVHSRIAVLGTCPATDGRGGLEVKIKVSGEGYNGGGSFVFTTAEGRITSVLIQG, from the coding sequence ATGCCTGAAACCACAGACACGCTGCAGGGCCTCGACCCGGCCATCCGCGCGTTCTTCGACGCAACCAACAGCGAAGACACCGTGGCCTTTCTTGCGGCTTTCGCTCCGGCGGCGGTGCTGAACGACTGGGGGCGGGTGTTTCGCGGGCTCGACAAGATCGCCGAGTGGAACGTGGCCGAGAACATCGGGGTGCACAGCCGCATCGCCGTGCTCGGCACCTGCCCGGCCACGGATGGCCGTGGTGGCCTCGAGGTGAAGATCAAGGTCAGCGGCGAAGGCTACAACGGCGGCGGCAGCTTCGTGTTCACAACGGCCGAAGGCCGCATCACGAGCGTGCTCATCCAGGGCTGA
- the add gene encoding adenosine deaminase, which translates to MTDIVTETETSTRDLALLPKGHLHLHMEAAIRAESLQDMGEEADIYIEMPDLTQTYSDFTAFSNIYRSMLAVLTTPANLFRLIDEAVEDAAREGVVYVEFGASPHFYAETFGSTEDALQIIIDTCAAAGEKHGVEIGLMITIDRTNSVEIANAYAEIAASFAGRGVVSLGLANDERGHPAKDFAEAFAIGKAAGLLSTPHAGELAGPEQVWEAVEALHADRILHGVTSAQDPALMARLAADGICLDVCPTSNLLLSVVPEIDAHPLRVLLEAGVRCSINADDPVLFGPNILSEYELCRSVLGLTDAQLAACAWSSIECGGASPELKAQAKLGIDAWLAS; encoded by the coding sequence ATGACCGATATCGTGACCGAAACCGAGACCTCTACCCGCGACCTGGCGCTCTTGCCCAAGGGCCATCTGCACCTGCACATGGAGGCGGCCATTCGCGCCGAAAGCCTCCAAGATATGGGCGAGGAGGCAGACATCTACATCGAGATGCCCGATCTGACGCAGACCTACAGCGACTTCACCGCGTTCAGCAACATCTACCGCAGCATGCTCGCCGTGCTCACAACGCCGGCGAACCTCTTTCGGCTCATCGACGAGGCGGTCGAAGACGCCGCGCGTGAAGGTGTCGTGTACGTCGAGTTCGGTGCCAGCCCGCACTTCTACGCCGAGACCTTCGGCTCGACGGAGGATGCCCTGCAGATCATCATCGACACGTGCGCCGCAGCGGGCGAGAAGCACGGCGTCGAGATCGGCCTGATGATCACCATCGACCGCACCAACAGCGTCGAGATCGCGAACGCCTACGCCGAGATCGCCGCCTCGTTCGCGGGTCGGGGCGTGGTGTCGTTGGGGCTCGCGAACGACGAGCGCGGGCATCCAGCAAAAGACTTCGCAGAGGCCTTCGCCATCGGCAAGGCGGCCGGCCTGCTCTCGACGCCGCACGCGGGCGAGCTCGCCGGGCCCGAGCAGGTATGGGAGGCCGTCGAAGCGCTGCACGCCGACCGCATTCTGCACGGCGTGACGAGTGCGCAAGACCCGGCGCTGATGGCGCGGTTGGCCGCCGACGGAATCTGCCTCGACGTGTGCCCCACGTCGAATCTGCTGCTCTCCGTTGTGCCCGAGATCGATGCCCACCCGCTGCGCGTTCTGCTCGAGGCGGGCGTGCGCTGCTCGATCAACGCCGACGACCCGGTGCTGTTCGGGCCGAACATCCTCTCGGAGTACGAGCTGTGCCGCAGCGTGCTCGGGCTGACGGATGCCCAGCTCGCCGCTTGCGCCTGGAGCTCCATCGAGTGCGGCGGCGCCTCGCCCGAGCTCAAGGCGCAGGCCAAGCTCGGCATCGACGCCTGGCTCGCGAGCTGA
- a CDS encoding DUF6421 family protein, whose translation MHQSTSQHPKPQFTKDAITGEPEVVEDERDDRDAGGVSRASVSPAWATLKQAVTTLRGYQRPDGSVDPLVSARSREVHELVDTIVDSLRALTADFAHDADYLAAAVRDFERWVNDGFGVPDFYDSLVAFHPEAGRVDGRRHVVVFPMYTQNGSSDKLFEAVAMEVIWPSFVAELEAGDYSNKLFVPIRFLDFTDGYDTNSAVLFPETVSMRAVPAFTWGAIFADREAARFRVVVREAAAVTRLELPVGAQQLLDDQALAEETFVMWDLIHDRTHMRGDLPFDPFMIKQRMPYFLYTLEELRCDLTAFRESVRIERSSEGEYSAKAVETAKRVQYAILFDRIFRFALSGTRVRNYDGLGGQLLFAWLHQRHVLHWTDTRLTIDWPEIADQVIALGAAIDDLYWRSIDRPKTAHWLAAYDLVSSVVTPNPASVWAKGPDALPLDGPPKGLTDAVLPDEFPLSMFYEALAKKMGDVVEGTSGITAAGVAR comes from the coding sequence ATGCACCAGTCCACGTCTCAGCACCCGAAGCCCCAATTCACGAAAGACGCCATCACCGGCGAACCCGAGGTCGTCGAAGACGAGCGCGACGACCGCGACGCGGGCGGCGTGAGCCGGGCATCCGTCTCGCCCGCGTGGGCCACCCTCAAGCAGGCCGTCACGACGCTGCGCGGTTATCAGCGCCCCGACGGCTCCGTCGACCCGCTCGTGTCGGCGCGCAGCCGCGAGGTGCACGAACTGGTCGACACCATCGTCGACAGCCTGCGCGCACTCACCGCCGACTTCGCCCACGACGCCGACTACCTCGCCGCAGCGGTACGCGACTTCGAGCGCTGGGTGAACGACGGCTTCGGTGTTCCCGACTTCTACGATTCGCTGGTGGCCTTTCACCCCGAGGCCGGGCGAGTGGATGGTCGGCGGCACGTCGTCGTCTTTCCCATGTATACGCAGAACGGCAGCTCCGACAAGCTGTTCGAGGCCGTGGCCATGGAGGTCATCTGGCCGTCGTTCGTCGCCGAACTCGAGGCCGGCGACTACTCGAACAAGCTGTTCGTGCCGATCCGGTTTCTCGATTTCACCGACGGGTACGACACCAATTCGGCCGTGCTCTTTCCGGAGACCGTGTCGATGCGCGCCGTTCCGGCGTTCACCTGGGGCGCCATCTTCGCCGACCGCGAGGCTGCGCGTTTTCGCGTCGTGGTGCGCGAAGCCGCAGCGGTCACCCGGCTCGAGCTTCCGGTGGGCGCGCAGCAGCTGCTCGACGACCAGGCGCTGGCCGAAGAGACTTTCGTGATGTGGGATCTCATTCACGACCGCACGCACATGCGCGGCGATCTGCCGTTCGATCCGTTCATGATCAAGCAGCGCATGCCGTACTTCTTGTACACGCTCGAAGAACTGCGCTGCGACCTCACGGCGTTTCGCGAATCGGTGCGCATCGAGCGGTCTAGCGAGGGTGAGTACTCGGCGAAGGCCGTCGAGACGGCCAAGCGAGTACAGTACGCGATTCTGTTCGACCGCATCTTCCGGTTCGCCCTTTCGGGCACTCGCGTGCGCAACTACGACGGGCTCGGCGGCCAGTTGCTGTTCGCCTGGCTGCACCAGCGTCACGTTCTGCACTGGACCGACACCCGTCTCACCATCGACTGGCCCGAGATCGCAGACCAGGTCATCGCTCTCGGTGCCGCCATCGACGACCTGTACTGGCGCTCGATCGACCGGCCGAAGACGGCCCACTGGCTCGCAGCGTACGACCTGGTGTCGTCGGTTGTAACGCCGAATCCGGCCTCGGTGTGGGCGAAGGGCCCGGATGCCCTGCCCCTCGACGGGCCGCCGAAGGGCCTGACCGACGCGGTCTTGCCCGACGAGTTTCCGCTGTCGATGTTCTACGAGGCGCTCGCCAAGAAGATGGGCGACGTCGTGGAGGGTACCTCGGGCATCACTGCGGCTGGCGTCGCGCGCTAG
- a CDS encoding nucleoside hydrolase: protein MSETTRRIIVDTDTGIDDALALLYLAAQPEVEFVGVTAVYGNCITEDSLRNIAYVLGLAGRTGIPVARGAAAPLNAEPHIAHYVHGYDGLGDVLAAEARPLPSTLVSQSAAEFLVEQARAHPGEFELLTLGPLTNIALALRVEPQLLTLFRSITIMGGSGPFPELGQSDMFDANIQNDADAARLVFSAPATRRVMVGVNATAQVVTDEQDMVALHRSGTATGVFSADILESYLDFYRLAWGRRVSPVHDGLAAGLMLHPEWIASSVTGPANITDDGFTTRARIMQTAEGRTVPWPIDAVPDTIAVTSIDPAFHSAFIHALIGTAPR, encoded by the coding sequence ATGAGCGAAACGACCAGGCGCATCATCGTCGACACCGATACGGGCATCGACGACGCCTTGGCGCTGCTGTACCTGGCGGCGCAGCCCGAGGTGGAGTTCGTGGGCGTGACGGCCGTCTACGGCAACTGCATCACCGAAGACTCGCTGCGCAACATCGCCTACGTGCTGGGGCTGGCGGGGCGCACGGGCATTCCCGTGGCGCGCGGGGCCGCAGCACCGCTGAACGCCGAGCCGCACATCGCTCACTACGTGCACGGCTACGACGGGCTCGGCGACGTGCTCGCCGCCGAGGCGCGGCCGCTGCCCTCGACGCTCGTTTCGCAGAGCGCCGCCGAGTTTCTGGTCGAGCAGGCGCGGGCGCATCCCGGCGAGTTCGAGCTATTGACTCTCGGGCCGCTCACGAACATCGCGCTGGCCCTGCGGGTCGAGCCTCAGCTGCTGACGCTGTTCCGGTCGATCACCATCATGGGCGGCAGCGGGCCCTTCCCCGAACTCGGGCAGAGCGACATGTTCGACGCGAACATCCAGAACGACGCGGATGCAGCGCGGCTGGTGTTCTCGGCCCCGGCGACCCGCCGAGTGATGGTGGGCGTGAACGCCACCGCCCAGGTCGTGACCGACGAGCAAGACATGGTGGCGCTGCACCGCTCGGGAACGGCGACCGGAGTGTTCTCGGCCGACATTCTCGAGTCGTACCTCGACTTCTACCGGCTCGCCTGGGGGCGCCGGGTGAGTCCGGTGCACGATGGGCTCGCCGCCGGGCTGATGCTGCACCCCGAATGGATCGCCTCGAGCGTCACCGGCCCCGCGAACATCACCGACGACGGGTTCACCACCCGTGCCCGCATCATGCAGACGGCCGAGGGACGCACGGTGCCGTGGCCCATCGATGCGGTGCCCGACACGATCGCCGTGACATCCATCGACCCCGCTTTTCACTCCGCATTCATTCACGCACTGATAGGAACCGCACCCCGATGA